The following proteins come from a genomic window of Chlamydiales bacterium:
- a CDS encoding class I SAM-dependent methyltransferase codes for MNFFLKLGDYIKLFLINLRATAFRILEELCVMVRYYPNFRFLLNDCLLITQYLWRTPYQESKKFMQERGEKEIYIYGETPLTTMDLISRQCGILSQDIVYEIGCGIGRTAFWLHYFIKCQVIGIDYQPIFISRANRIKKWLLLDQIDFFLKDILEVDFQKATVLYLYGTSLEEKTVKQLILRFELLKRGTKIITVSYPLSDYSNVFHLEKKFMAHFPWGRAETYLNIKK; via the coding sequence ATGAATTTTTTTTTAAAACTTGGAGATTACATTAAGCTTTTCTTGATCAATTTGCGTGCAACAGCATTTCGAATATTGGAAGAGTTGTGCGTTATGGTGCGTTATTATCCTAATTTTCGATTTTTGCTTAATGACTGTTTGTTAATTACACAATATCTTTGGCGAACTCCTTACCAAGAAAGTAAAAAGTTTATGCAGGAAAGAGGAGAAAAGGAGATTTATATTTATGGAGAAACTCCTTTAACCACTATGGATCTCATATCTCGTCAATGTGGAATTCTTTCGCAAGATATTGTTTATGAAATTGGTTGTGGTATAGGGAGAACAGCTTTTTGGTTGCACTATTTTATAAAGTGTCAAGTGATAGGAATTGATTATCAACCCATTTTCATTTCTCGTGCTAATCGTATAAAAAAATGGTTACTTCTCGATCAGATTGATTTTTTTCTCAAAGATATCCTAGAAGTAGACTTTCAAAAGGCCACAGTGCTTTATCTCTATGGAACTTCTTTAGAAGAAAAAACAGTGAAGCAATTAATATTACGCTTTGAGCTGCTTAAAAGAGGTACAAAAATTATCACAGTCAGTTACCCCTTAAGTGACTATTCTAATGTATTTCACTTAGAAAAAAAATTTATGGCTCACTTTCCTTGGGGTAGGGCTGAAACATATTTGAATATCAAAAAATAA
- a CDS encoding MBL fold metallo-hydrolase: MRYANPYQSKVNRSFFHFLLWYFGCYKENHLLPLPNNFSFPNPIKVIDTRKPCVTWINHSTFWIRAFETSLLFDPIWSQRCSPCSFIGPKRLHLPSISLDEISSLDAVIISHNHYDHLDYYTIEYFYKKFPKLLWVVPIGVKKWFYRYFSNAYVQELVWWERITHHGINFTSVPAQHFSGRGLFDRNKTLWMGCVIEFTQGKRIYFSGDTGYNPFDFKEINKRFFSIDLSLIPIGAYQPRMFMRAVHVNPNESVQIHIDIGSKLSVASHWGTFRLSSEEIARPPYDLFLALKKFKISCNRFRVLLPGQTINW, from the coding sequence ATGAGATATGCTAATCCATATCAATCCAAAGTTAATCGTAGTTTCTTTCATTTTCTTCTTTGGTATTTTGGTTGCTATAAGGAAAACCATCTTCTTCCTCTGCCTAACAACTTTTCTTTTCCCAACCCTATAAAAGTCATTGATACCAGAAAACCTTGTGTCACTTGGATCAACCACTCTACTTTTTGGATACGTGCTTTTGAAACAAGCCTTCTTTTCGATCCTATTTGGAGTCAAAGATGTTCTCCTTGTTCTTTTATTGGACCAAAACGTCTTCATCTTCCATCGATATCTCTTGATGAGATTTCTTCTTTAGATGCTGTGATTATTAGTCATAATCATTATGACCACCTAGATTATTATACTATCGAGTATTTCTATAAAAAATTTCCCAAACTTCTATGGGTTGTACCAATAGGAGTTAAAAAATGGTTTTATCGCTATTTTTCAAATGCTTATGTTCAAGAACTTGTTTGGTGGGAAAGGATTACGCATCATGGTATCAATTTCACCTCAGTTCCTGCTCAACATTTCTCTGGGCGTGGTCTTTTTGATCGTAATAAGACATTATGGATGGGTTGTGTTATCGAGTTTACCCAGGGAAAACGGATATACTTTTCTGGAGATACGGGTTACAATCCATTTGATTTTAAAGAGATAAATAAAAGATTTTTTAGTATAGATTTGAGTTTGATTCCAATAGGGGCATATCAACCTCGCATGTTTATGAGAGCAGTTCATGTGAATCCAAATGAATCTGTACAAATTCATATTGATATTGGATCAAAATTAAGTGTTGCAAGCCATTGGGGAACTTTTCGCTTATCGAGTGAAGAAATAGCTCGTCCTCCTTACGACTTATTTCTTGCTTTAAAGAAATTTAAGATCTCTTGCAATAGGTTTCGTGTTTTACTACCAGGACAAACGATCAATTGGTAA
- the ispH gene encoding 4-hydroxy-3-methylbut-2-enyl diphosphate reductase: protein MKLFLSKPRGFCGGVVRAIEIVERAIEKWGAPIYVKHEIVHNHHVVEGLRKKGAIFIEDLSHVPYGSRVIYSAHGVSPAVRKEAKERQLIEIDATCGLVTKVHSAAKRFASKGYHIILIGHRNHVEIIGTAGEAPEQTTIVEKAEDVDKLPFTLQDKLFYITQTTLSLDDVAEITQALISRYPQITTLPSASICYATTNRQMALREIIAKTDLVLVVGDPTSSNSNRLRELATKQAIPAYLINRSEEIDIRWMKNVKTIGLTAGASTPEDIVQLCIQQLVEFGVKEVEDIVFTTEDVVFQIPKQLL from the coding sequence ATGAAGTTATTTTTATCTAAGCCTCGTGGTTTTTGTGGGGGAGTTGTTCGTGCTATTGAAATTGTCGAAAGAGCCATTGAAAAATGGGGAGCACCAATCTATGTAAAACATGAAATTGTTCACAATCATCATGTTGTTGAAGGATTAAGAAAAAAAGGTGCGATTTTTATTGAAGATCTTTCTCATGTTCCTTATGGCTCACGTGTAATCTACTCAGCTCACGGTGTCTCTCCTGCTGTTCGTAAAGAAGCAAAAGAACGTCAATTGATTGAGATAGATGCCACCTGTGGACTTGTGACAAAAGTCCATTCTGCTGCGAAGCGTTTTGCTAGTAAAGGGTACCATATTATCTTAATTGGCCACCGCAACCATGTTGAAATCATTGGAACAGCAGGAGAGGCTCCTGAGCAAACTACCATTGTAGAAAAGGCAGAAGATGTGGATAAATTACCATTTACTCTGCAGGATAAGTTATTTTATATCACACAGACTACCCTTAGCTTGGATGATGTTGCTGAAATTACTCAAGCATTAATTTCTAGATATCCTCAAATTACAACTCTTCCTAGTGCATCAATTTGTTATGCAACTACTAATCGTCAAATGGCTTTACGTGAGATCATTGCTAAAACAGATCTTGTGCTTGTAGTTGGTGATCCGACAAGTTCGAATTCCAATCGTTTACGTGAGCTTGCGACAAAACAAGCAATTCCTGCTTATTTAATTAATCGATCTGAAGAAATTGATATTCGGTGGATGAAAAATGTCAAAACTATCGGTCTGACTGCTGGGGCATCTACTCCTGAGGATATTGTTCAACTTTGCATTCAGCAGCTAGTTGAATTTGGTGTGAAAGAGGTTGAGGATATAGTTTTTACTACAGAAGATGTTGTATTTCAAATTCCAAAACAACTCTTGTGA
- a CDS encoding protease-like activity factor CPAF: MKIFFSCFLIRLLCIGTSFAAIPSNQSSLTKKRVLADLDSIHTIFSVKYAPLKWKEESTTWRLDQAIQEAKNKIENQSYPTLKECQVVIRDFFNSVCDYHTHVEFYSTESASLPFLIKGANQRYFICEIDSDKISKKQFPFAVGDEILTFDGEPIDKVVEDLRKTEFGSNTYSTDLALATMLLTNRHGSLGNKIPKGNVIVTGRHKRNNKIISANLRWNYIPEKICDFSKITALKTDLQTNVRFLNHPSIFHTPLKQNSFLRKFMVFPQWTYLHPNHRTLNKHQIGARSSYLPSIGKKIWESEQDSPFDAYIFETPIGKTIGYIRIPHYMGEIEEVSYFGEIINYFQTETDGLIIDQLDNPGGSVLYLYALASILTDKPLNTPKHHISLTQAEVETALSTLSYLEDCKDEETTNLILGDEAEGYPMSYLFVVLMRKFYQFLIDQWNRGKLYTDLTHVFGVDQIMPHPEYRYTKPILVLINSLDFSGGDFFPAILQDNKRATLMGTRTAGAGGYLMTATFPNQSGIKEFMMTGSLARRMNKDVIENKGVNPDILYELTPEDLQEDYHCYIDAIMQTISSLVK, encoded by the coding sequence ATGAAAATTTTTTTTTCCTGCTTCCTGATCAGATTATTGTGTATAGGAACGAGTTTTGCTGCTATTCCATCCAATCAATCATCATTAACTAAAAAGCGTGTACTTGCTGATTTAGATAGTATCCATACGATTTTTTCCGTCAAATACGCCCCCTTGAAGTGGAAAGAGGAATCGACAACATGGCGTCTTGATCAGGCCATTCAAGAAGCAAAAAATAAGATTGAAAATCAATCCTATCCAACTTTAAAAGAGTGCCAAGTCGTTATACGTGATTTCTTTAATTCTGTATGCGACTATCACACTCATGTGGAATTTTATTCTACTGAGAGTGCTTCTCTTCCTTTTCTTATCAAAGGGGCTAACCAACGTTATTTTATTTGTGAGATTGATTCGGATAAAATCTCTAAAAAACAATTTCCATTTGCAGTTGGTGATGAAATCTTAACATTTGATGGCGAACCTATAGATAAGGTGGTTGAGGATTTACGGAAAACAGAATTTGGTTCAAACACATACAGTACGGATCTTGCACTCGCTACAATGTTGCTTACAAATCGTCATGGATCACTAGGAAATAAAATTCCCAAAGGTAATGTGATTGTGACTGGAAGACATAAACGAAATAATAAAATTATTTCAGCTAATCTGAGATGGAACTATATCCCAGAAAAAATCTGTGATTTTTCTAAGATTACTGCTCTCAAAACAGATCTTCAAACAAATGTCAGGTTTCTCAATCATCCATCAATTTTTCATACCCCTTTGAAGCAAAATTCTTTTTTAAGAAAATTTATGGTTTTCCCTCAATGGACTTATTTGCATCCTAATCATAGAACATTAAATAAACATCAGATTGGGGCTCGCTCTAGTTATCTACCGTCGATTGGTAAAAAAATCTGGGAATCGGAACAAGATTCACCTTTTGATGCCTATATATTTGAAACTCCCATAGGTAAAACCATCGGATATATTCGCATTCCTCATTACATGGGTGAAATTGAAGAGGTGTCTTATTTCGGAGAAATTATCAACTACTTTCAAACTGAGACAGATGGGTTGATTATTGATCAATTGGATAATCCAGGAGGTTCTGTTCTCTATCTTTATGCTTTAGCTTCTATTCTGACTGATAAACCTCTTAATACTCCTAAGCATCATATCTCCTTAACTCAGGCAGAAGTAGAGACTGCGCTATCGACTTTAAGTTATCTTGAAGATTGTAAGGATGAAGAGACAACCAATCTAATTCTTGGTGATGAAGCTGAAGGATACCCTATGAGTTATCTATTTGTAGTTTTGATGAGAAAATTTTATCAATTTTTAATTGATCAATGGAATAGAGGAAAGCTTTATACAGATCTTACACATGTATTTGGTGTTGATCAGATTATGCCTCATCCGGAATATCGTTATACAAAACCCATTCTTGTGCTAATTAATAGTCTTGATTTTTCTGGTGGAGATTTTTTCCCAGCTATCTTACAGGATAATAAACGGGCAACTCTAATGGGAACAAGAACAGCTGGTGCAGGTGGCTATCTCATGACTGCCACTTTTCCTAATCAATCAGGAATTAAGGAATTTATGATGACAGGGTCTTTAGCAAGAAGAATGAATAAAGATGTCATTGAAAATAAAGGTGTGAACCCTGACATTCTCTATGAATTAACCCCAGAAGATCTCCAAGAGGATTATCATTGCTATATTGATGCAATTATGCAAACAATTTCATCTTTGGTTAAATAG
- the nhaD gene encoding sodium:proton antiporter NhaD: protein MLNIELLIFFSIGYLAIIFENFLHVNKAAVALVMGVICWILYYTYLHEGINPNLMADQISDVAQIVFFLLAVMIIVELIDSHHGFKMITDILYTSSKKKMLWFLIGVSFFMSAVLDNLTSMIVMASLMKKMIKNPKERWLLGSIIVIVVNAGGAWTPIGDITTTLLWINEKITSWQTIKLLFIPSAICATVAGLIATLMIKGENKPVPSTFHIAMEPGAKQVLCMGIASLIMIPVWKATLGVPPFMGALIGLGLLWLVTDLIHFKHGENRWHLRVVHIMTKINISGILFFLGILLAINALAANGLLQDFAKHLEAWLPGQNYVAILIGLISSIVDNVPLVAATIGMYDITAFPIDSQLWLLIAYAAGTGGSILIIGSAAGVAFMGMEKIDFIWYLKKISWIALISYFAGITAFLLTYSIFGGLP, encoded by the coding sequence ATGCTTAACATTGAATTGTTGATTTTTTTTTCTATAGGTTATCTAGCCATAATTTTTGAAAATTTCTTACATGTAAACAAAGCAGCAGTTGCTCTTGTCATGGGAGTGATTTGTTGGATTTTATATTACACTTATTTACATGAAGGAATAAATCCAAATTTGATGGCTGATCAAATATCTGATGTAGCTCAAATCGTCTTTTTTTTACTTGCAGTCATGATCATTGTGGAATTAATTGATTCCCATCATGGTTTTAAAATGATTACAGATATTCTTTATACTTCCTCTAAGAAAAAGATGCTTTGGTTTTTGATAGGGGTCTCTTTTTTTATGTCTGCAGTCCTTGATAATCTCACTTCTATGATTGTGATGGCATCTTTGATGAAAAAAATGATAAAAAATCCAAAGGAACGTTGGCTTTTGGGTTCAATTATTGTGATTGTTGTGAATGCTGGTGGAGCATGGACCCCTATTGGGGACATTACCACGACTTTACTTTGGATCAATGAAAAAATTACGTCTTGGCAGACAATAAAATTGCTTTTTATTCCCTCAGCTATCTGTGCAACTGTTGCTGGTCTTATTGCTACTTTAATGATTAAGGGAGAAAATAAGCCTGTCCCTAGTACTTTTCATATAGCAATGGAGCCAGGGGCTAAGCAGGTCTTATGCATGGGAATTGCCTCTTTGATAATGATTCCAGTCTGGAAAGCTACTCTTGGTGTTCCACCTTTTATGGGTGCCCTTATAGGGTTAGGGCTTCTTTGGTTGGTCACTGACTTGATCCATTTCAAACATGGTGAAAACAGATGGCACTTACGTGTTGTACATATCATGACCAAAATCAATATTTCGGGAATTCTTTTTTTTCTCGGCATTTTACTCGCTATTAATGCACTTGCAGCTAATGGCTTACTACAAGATTTTGCTAAACACCTCGAAGCCTGGCTTCCCGGGCAAAACTATGTGGCAATTTTGATTGGTTTAATCTCTAGTATTGTCGATAACGTTCCTCTTGTTGCTGCAACTATAGGTATGTACGATATTACAGCTTTTCCTATCGATTCGCAGCTATGGCTCTTAATTGCTTATGCCGCTGGAACTGGAGGGAGTATCCTCATCATTGGTTCAGCAGCAGGCGTTGCTTTTATGGGAATGGAGAAAATTGATTTTATCTGGTATTTGAAAAAAATCTCTTGGATTGCTCTTATAAGCTATTTCGCTGGGATTACTGCTTTTTTGTTGACATATTCAATTTTTGGAGGTCTGCCTTAA